From a region of the Nonlabens sp. Hel1_33_55 genome:
- the rluF gene encoding 23S rRNA pseudouridine(2604) synthase RluF: protein MSETGTRINKFLSEQGYCSRRAADKLIEQERVTINGSVPEMGTKVMADDIVAVDGELISKKKEKLVYLAFNKPVGIVCTTDTRVEKNNIIDFINYPTRIFPIGRLDKPSEGLILLTNDGDIVNKILRSRNNHGKEYIVTVDHSINDRFIQRMSTGIPILDTVTKDCEVEAIGRKTFRIVLTQGLNRQIRRMCEFLDYRVTKLKRVRIINIELDVPVGEYRHLTEDELTELKRLTANSDKAYVPSPDDDMD from the coding sequence ATGTCAGAAACTGGTACCAGAATCAACAAATTTTTGAGCGAGCAAGGCTACTGCTCTCGTCGTGCTGCAGATAAACTTATCGAGCAAGAACGCGTTACGATCAACGGCAGCGTTCCAGAAATGGGGACCAAAGTCATGGCAGACGACATTGTCGCGGTAGATGGCGAACTCATTTCTAAAAAGAAAGAAAAGCTTGTCTATCTAGCGTTTAATAAACCCGTAGGCATTGTTTGCACCACAGATACCCGTGTGGAAAAGAACAACATCATTGATTTTATTAATTATCCCACGCGCATCTTTCCCATAGGTCGATTGGATAAACCCAGCGAAGGACTTATTCTTTTGACTAATGATGGCGATATCGTCAACAAAATCCTGCGTTCTCGTAATAATCACGGTAAGGAATACATCGTTACCGTCGATCATAGTATCAATGATCGTTTCATACAACGCATGTCCACTGGGATTCCTATTCTTGACACCGTTACTAAGGATTGTGAAGTAGAAGCCATAGGTCGCAAAACATTCCGCATTGTTTTGACCCAAGGTCTTAATAGGCAAATACGCCGCATGTGCGAGTTTTTGGATTACCGAGTCACAAAGTTGAAGCGCGTACGAATCATTAATATAGAGCTAGACGTTCCCGTTGGAGAATACCGTCACCTTACTGAAGATGAATTGACAGAACTCAAACGCCTTACTGCAAACAGCGACAAGGCCTATGTACCATCACCAGATGATGATATGGATTAA
- a CDS encoding GIY-YIG nuclease family protein, giving the protein MPKRSFHNYTVYILSNKKNGVLYIGVTGGIEDRLRRHRSGEGSKFTKKYQAHLLVYFEGFQYINDAIAREKQLKNWHRQWKINLIETENPEWLDLANYWVL; this is encoded by the coding sequence ATGCCGAAAAGATCTTTTCATAATTATACAGTTTACATCTTATCCAACAAGAAAAACGGTGTTCTCTACATAGGAGTAACTGGCGGAATAGAAGATCGATTAAGGCGTCATCGATCTGGCGAAGGATCAAAATTCACCAAGAAATATCAAGCACATCTCCTCGTATATTTTGAGGGATTCCAATACATAAACGATGCTATTGCGCGAGAAAAGCAGTTGAAAAACTGGCATCGACAATGGAAGATTAATCTGATCGAAACAGAAAATCCCGAGTGGTTGGATTTGGCTAATTATTGGGTGTTGTAA